The following are encoded together in the Weissella soli genome:
- the rplJ gene encoding 50S ribosomal protein L10, whose product MSEATIALKAEQVTVVSDKFKNSASSVIADLRGLTVEQATNLRKALREEGVELKVIKNKILSRAADAAELSDLNDLFVGPSAVAFSADDAIAPSRVLKKFADEIEALEIKGGVIDGKVVDVEQINKYAALPDKDGLLSMLLSTLQAPVRNFAYAVKAVSEAKEEAAEA is encoded by the coding sequence ATGAGTGAAGCAACTATTGCTTTGAAGGCAGAACAAGTTACTGTCGTTTCTGATAAGTTCAAGAATTCTGCATCATCTGTTATCGCTGACTTGCGTGGATTAACTGTTGAACAAGCAACTAATTTACGTAAGGCTTTGCGTGAAGAAGGTGTTGAATTGAAGGTTATCAAGAACAAGATCTTGTCACGCGCTGCAGACGCTGCAGAATTGTCAGACTTGAACGACTTGTTCGTTGGTCCTTCAGCCGTTGCATTTTCAGCTGACGATGCCATCGCACCTTCTCGTGTTTTGAAGAAGTTTGCCGATGAAATCGAAGCCTTGGAAATCAAGGGTGGTGTTATCGATGGTAAGGTTGTCGACGTTGAGCAAATCAACAAGTACGCTGCCTTGCCTGATAAGGATGGTTTGTTGTCAATGTTGCTATCAACATTGCAAGCACCTGTCCGCAACTTTGCTTATGCAGTTAAGGCTGTATCTGAAGCAAAGGAAGAAGCAGCTGAAGCCTAA